The genomic region aagcaacacaaggactatctgcgctagtaatttagcagtgtaagactagaggtaaggcatctaatcatcaccatcaactcttgggcctgttttaccaacaaatagtgggatttactgtcactatataacatccccacagctgaaggggTAAACATGTTTGGGGGAACTGGAATTCAAACTCGTGAGTCGAGCATTATAACCATCTGTCCATGACGGGCACTCCATGCAGTTAAACTTAGTATCAGATGTTGAGTGTTATAATCTGAAACACAATGATCTGTGTTGATCCGACAACCACTTGTTTCAAGATTCTCCTGAATTTACATGCAGTGTTTATCATGAAGAAAAGCATACACATTAAAGACATGATAGTTTTTCATGACAAAATCTTGGTCATCTGACTTAAGTGCAGAAGATTAGAGGTGACGTCCCTCAAATAGTGAAACATGGCGATATGGATTTAGTAGCGACGGTTAACTCactaaaaaggcccggcatggccaagcgtgttaaggcgtgcgtctcgtaatctgagggtcgcgggttcgcatccccgtcccaccaaacatgctcgccctttcagccgtggggcgttataatgtgacggtcaatcccactattcgttggtaaaagagtagcccaagagttggcagtgggtggtgatgactagctgcctttcctctagtcttacactgctaaattagggacggctagcgcaaatagccctcaagtagctttgcacgaaattcaaaacaaacaacaaacaaattcttagAATTTGATTGCTGTCAATTTCCTCATAAAAGTACTATTTTGAGTGCTTTATCAGGAGCAACCTTATTGGTACATTATACTAACTGGTAAATATctcattattaataacaaaaatttttcaatttataaagtAGAGAATTTTGATCTTAAAATGCACCTGCAACCTtccaaatatttatgaataaggCTTCAGCAGGAGCTAATGAATGTTCCATGGCTTATATTATAGTTAACTAAATTGCTTGTTATTTTTAACCCAGGTTGTAGTAGCGTCTTTATTATCTTAGTGTCACACACGTGCCTGAATATTTCTTGTTACAGAGCTCTGTGAATCATTAGCTGTTGCATCGTGTCTTGTGAGTTTGTAACAGTAGTATATCACACTTTCTTGTACTTGTAGCTGCCTATACATACGCCACAAGTTATTTATGTTCATGCTACTCTTTTCCTAGTAGTGCTGGCCAGAGTTAATCTAACTTCACAGCAAGGAGAGCTTATGTCAGGGCTGGGTCCTTCAGCTACTCATTTTGGAGCCTATGATACCTTAGCTTTGTCATCCGTCCTTCAAATGagtcatctattttattattggcttttgttatattaaaatgacaaTGATTTCAACTTTTAGATGGTGTTTAAGATTAGAACGTTGTTTACGAATGGGCTATGTCTCGCCATGTGTTGAGGAAATGAGTGATGAACCATGATCAAGTCGTATTCTTACAATATTATTATCAACTGTCTTATCACCAGTTCTTGATCTTAAAGTTTGATAAACTCTTGAGCAAAATATGGTCCTCCTGAACATTGAACCCTCTACAATAAAATGTAGTATCAATAGTGTTTCACAAAGACAACCACAGCAAGTAGCTCTTTCTTTGTAGTGCAATGACTGTTCATTTGAATGTAAGAATACAACTGGTGCATATGATAACATTAGCTACTCTATTGCCTCTGCCATCATTGTCCAATATAAACTCACAATTCTTGCATGAATAAGCCAACACTGGAGCATTCACAAAAACAGACCTTGGGGATTAGAATGCATTATCACATTCTATGTTCTACACAAAATGTGCTTCTGCTTTAGTGAAAGCCAACAGTGATGTTGCTATCTTCGAGAAGCTGGTCACAAACCATCAATAGTAAGGTATGAAAACAGAGAAACTGCAATAATTTATCTCCATTACAGGTGGAGACAGATCTCTCATTCCTATTTTAGCCTGGTCTGTAGTCTCATCCATGCTTTCATTGTACATCTTTACTTGCCAGAATCTTGGTGCCAGATTTATGGGTTTAAACCAGTAAGAGTCTTTTAACGCATTCAGACATTTATCTGTCGATAGTAGAGGGAAAGTGTCAACGTGATTACTATTCAATAGAAGTCCACACACACATAGCCTGAACacacttttcttgttcctgacaATCACTAATAGAGGcacaaaacatatttattgtatgaCTCTGTCCTGCATCTTCCATTGTATTTCAGTGCTTATGACCTCCCTATCGTTCCAAGGATGTCAGAAAGAATGTAGCCCTATCATATATGCGTTTTCTGTATCTGTATGGTACTGGGTCACCGTTTCTTCACCCAGTCAGCCTCCTGGTCCaacaaatacatcaaaatattCACCCAATAACTGAACGAGCTGCCTTAACTGTATTGGGTCCAAACTACCAATTAATTCTCTTGTCCTGGTGGTAAGGGCTCTTGGCCTGGTGGTAAGAGCACTCAACTCACAACCTGATTTAATTCACATCCCAAAATACACTTGCTCTTTCAACCATGATGGCGTTATAAAGTGCTAATCAATACTACAATTCATAGgtaaataatagcccaagagttggcagtgggtagtgttgactagctgccttccctctctcagttgaaaattagggacagcgactGCAGATAACTCTCGCgtagttttaaatgaaattcgaaaataaacaagtaaaacaatatctTCAGATACATCTGTAACGTTGTATTTGTTCTCAGACACAGTATGATATATATGACACATACCCTAGTGACTGGTTACTTTTACAGATATATATGACACATACCCTAGTGACTGGTTAATTTTACTTCACTTACTGAACCAAAGATTGCTCCATGACACATACCCTAGTGACTGGTTACTTTTACTTCACTTACTGAACCAAAGATTGCTCCATGACACATACCCTAGTGACTGGTTACTTTTACTTCACTTACTGAATCAAAGATTGCTCCATGACACATACCCTAGTGACTGGTTACTTTTACTTCACTTACTGAACCAAAGATTGCTCCATCATTCATTTCGATTATCAGGTGTTCATATTGcatagaaacataaataattcATTCCTAGCTTGACAGATCAATGTCTAAGCTAATGCTGCTTGGCTTTTGGACAGGAAACTATTGACTTTATGCGTAGCTACTACACTTATGTTAAGCGACACCAGTGCATTAGACCTTGtacaaattaaactatttttctaCTTGCAGCTATTAATATTCCATTCACTATGTATGCTTGTATAGCTTTTTCTCAGGAGCACAAGCTGATTTTTCTATGGAACATCAACTCATTCATCATGCAGACAAAACTAGCTGATAAAATACGTAGTACACTCATACCAAAGATTCCTAGTCTGGATCTGAGATTGTAAACAGCaactttcattattattatttcattcactaTGTATGTTCGTATAGCTTCTTCTGAGCAACACGAGCTGATTTTTGTATGGAATATCAGCTCATTCATAATACAGACAAAACTGACTGATAGAATACATAGTACATTCATCCCAAGAATTCCTTGTCTAGATATGAGATTATAAACAACAACTTTCACCCTAGGGGTAATATACCGTAAACTAAGCCAGAGGCATATCTCTCCTTTAGCATCTAAGCTATTATCATGCACCAAAACAAAGTCATCATTCACTGACCATAGTGGTGGCCTCAATTAGAGGGCTTGAAAGACTCTGAAGTTCACTAGAGTTCTTGCCTATATCTATCAGGAACTCAACTTTAAGCCTTTGTATTCTTGTTGATACATACCAAGCTTCAGCAAGTCCTAATAGAGTTGAAATGACCATAAACTCTTTGATGCAAGCAGTCCAGTGTGATTTTCCAAGTTGTTGGCCAAGCCTTACCAGGGCTCCATCAGTTTTCCAAAAAAATTGCCATAATATCTATCACTTGTTGCTAATGATTCCAGTCATTCTTATTCAACAGGTAATATAAATACCCTTGCATACTTTGATGCTTCGCAAAGCACTGACATTGCAATTTGGGAGGCATCTGCTGAACTTTAGCTAGAAAATATAACTCTTCCATCTTTCCAAATTTACAAGCAAAACATACACCTTAACTTGATTTTCCCATTCTGGATTATTTTTAGGTGAAAGCATGAGCTTTGTTCATAGTAGGCATCTAGTAGGTAGGCCTTGGTGTTGTATGTATCCTGATGATAATATAGACCCTTTTGATGAGCCTTGCTGTGGCACATACCCAGCCTGTGAACAGACCTTGCTGGAGGATGTGCCCTATAGGTGGACTCGCATAGCTCTGCCCACTCACTGGTGATTAGTATGAAAGTGGGTGGTTGTTAATCTTCGAATTAAGTTAGATCACCACGTTGGAAATACTTGAGTTATACCATTCACCAATATAATTCCCACTACAACTGTTACCGCAAACTCTTTCCTTCCTGGTTACCTGTTGAAAATTACTGCTTGAAACAGAATTGTTATTAGTACAAATTCTGCGAGAATGACGATACCTCTGACTCTAAAGTGTTGTCACATAAGTTTACTGAATAGTCCCACAATAACATTATTACTAAGAAAGACCTCTTGATCTACAAAAGCCATTGCTGGGTATGACTTCCCAAGCAACTGATACAGATTATGTTGATCCTTTTCTGAACCTTGAGCTCGATGTGTAAGGTAGCTCAATTTTCTACTGGATCAGTTCAGTGAAGAAACCTAGTTCATGACAGCTTTCTAGTCGATTTGCTGCTCCTCAACCAAGTAGTCAGTCATGTTGAGAGCCAGACTATTTAAGTTCAGACTTACTCCTGAGCTCATACATTTCAGACAGTAACGTGGATGAAACATTTTGAAGCTTATCTAGGTACTCAAGTTTGGTTGTCTTGTGCATTGGGGGCATGATATACTTAGCCTTACTTACAGGGTCACGTGTATCAGGCTGGCACAAAATTATCtcttttataatttcaataaatagaAGGGGAGATGCCATCATTGTTCTTGGTACTAGATAGAAGACACTCAAATAGACTCTGACATCCCAATGTGTGGTTCATTGTACAGCCCTGCACAACTCTAGATGTCGTGAGCTGGGGTAGATGTAACAGGGAACCCCTCCATCCTAATATGTACCTCACTATGGGTCACAGTCTTTACCTGTAGACGCCTGTTACCACAACTTCCAGAGAGATAACTCTGAATGACAATCATCCACCAGTAGTATGTATAGCCATGCGGCTTCGAACTCGTAAGGCATCAAAATCATTCTAGTGTACTTCAGTCGTTTACATATCTCTTCTGTTGGTATCGTTATTTAGTAGTACCACCTACTCAGATGGTCTGGGTGCATTAGATGTGACAAACTCTCTCTAAGCAAGCAGTTGCATGATGAATGACGTAATGGACCTTTGCAACGTTGGCAAAAGTCCTATATGCACTCCTGGATTATACGTTTTCCAACATAACCATCTCTCTTTGTTTATGAACTTTCTTTCTTGATCTTAAGACCTTCTTCCTTCAGATTAAACCATTCATTCCGTTAGATGTATTCATCgaaactatttaattaaatacgaAAGGTCAAGCAATTATCATGCTGTCGAAAACAAGAGGTTTCGAAATAAATCCTAATGACATATGGTACTAGGATTTCTCCTTCCTATTTACTTGTGGTATTTTCACGTAAAATCCGTTTTTCGATAAGAATCAGATTGATAAACCCGTAAATAACGCATGTTATCAGAAAATAAGGTAAATGTTCTGCTCTAGATAACTTTACTTGAGGTAAAGTCACTCTCTCTTTGTCGTCTTGAGTGCGTTTACACTGTGGCCTCTGTTCACTCATGACGTTAGTTGGCTCTAACAATCATTTAACGTCACAGTCGAACAGCAAAATATGATGCAATATCAGTCCTGTTAACCcaaaaactatgaataatattgtaatattcttgAGAAGGAACAGATATCACCAAGTAAGAGAACAAATAAATGACTAAACCAGAAGAAGGTAAAATTAACGACATACCGAACCAACTTCTGATTAATGTTAAGGCCattatatcaaaaattaataaccaaaaaataaaataaaatgataaataaatagaattcCTATAGGAACATAGAGGTAGAACACATGGCATGCTAGCatatcacaaaaataaatctTCTGTGAACACTATTCAATAAGTCACTATTCCTTTTAGATAAAGTGACaaaaaactataaacaatatCCCGAGTGAGaaataaacagtcttttatatgcaaaaacggctcgtttgggttgagaaaatattttacatagaagagcgaagaaccgaagaaggtcgaaacgttgttcgctcttctatgtaaaatattttctcaacccaaacgagccgtttttgcatataaattttctcaacaagtgggtttctcgacatcactgattattgaaataaacagtctggtttgttttgaatttcgcgcaaagctacacgagggctatctgcgccagccgtccctaatttagcagtgtaagactagagggaaggcagctagtcatcaccacccaccgtcaactcttgggctacttttttaccaacgaatagtgtgattgaccgttacattataacgtccccataatTTATAGGAAGAGCGCTcttggtgccacggggattcgaacccgcaaaccttaGGTTAGGAGtatagtgccttaaccaccatgTCGGGCTAAACTAAACAATTTGCAAAAAAAGAAAGTATGATTATGTCTTTTGATTTGTATTTTGCATGGCtccaaaagtaaaacaaatataataataacttaactgACTAAAGGAAAAAGCACAATAAATagtgtttgatattttctttgcTTTTTATTATCAGTGTATAAAAATAGCAGTTTTCTAAGTATGTGAAGATCGAACCGAGGATTTTAACATGTAAGTCGGTAAACTTACTGCCGACCTACCGAGATTCTCATAATTaagttttcttagtgcaaagctatacagCAGGTTATCTGCACTCCATCCACTGCGGAAAATCGAACCAAGCATTTTAACATGTTTGCTGGTAACCTTACCGCTGACATACTCAGAAGTAAGAACATTTGGCTTACCtaatcagaaaatattttgtgaaatgagAACATTGAACAGAGAAGCAATATCGTCTGTTCTTCAAAAGAAAAGATTCTGGTACTTGTAttgcaaaatttataaattcaCTTAAATTGCTCAATTTTACGCAAAAAGCAAAACTGTTTTAAGCCTTATTTGGTTGTCTTTTATATGTACGTGTGTGTAGGTGGTGCGTtggtatttaaaatatcaaaatggtGCACTGGTAAAAATAATAGTGGAATATACTTGGAACTAGAGCctagaaattttatattttattcataattgtttcgtaaaccaaaatatttatttagcataTATAAGTGGAATGCAAAACATTGGATTTTAAATATCCTAATTTATTGGTGTTAACGTTACTGTGTTAGGTTTGATATTTGTGACTTCGAAGTTGACCATATTTCCTTGCGAAATAATTTCAAATACCCTAGGTTACAGATTAGCAATAATAGTGCAAGCTAGGATAATAAATTTGGTATGAATAGTTGAACTTAAGAGtaatatacttaaaacattaatgtttaagCGAATTAGAGCACTGTGAAGAagtattaaaatagtttcaaaactgTATATATTGACACTAATATTGGTTATAACTTCAAGTCATTAATTCAGTAACTTCAAAATGCAAAAGCATACGTTTGAAATTTGTAGGTTTGGTAACAGAATTTGTAGACGTAGTgaattgttttgtaaattgtgTTCGAAATATAAACACAGTACAGTTAGTGGGTACAGTACATCATTTAATGTGACTAAGAACGTATTGAGCAATATGTTTATTCCATGCAGACTTGGcagtaactgtatatattctgGAAATCAATACGAGGGTTGGCATTCAGTAATTTTAAACTTCGTAAAATCAAACgttctttttaaacaaaatggcaaaaattttatttcaataagttACATCAACAGTAGCATTGCATGTAACAAAGGTTATACCACGACCAGTAATGCAAACACTTCTGTGGGTGATCATCAAGATGAAGCATCAGATTCTGCTAATGACGTAAGTAAATTGTTGAAAAATGATCCTGAATTGCGTTCAATACTTCATGACATTATGAATGATTTTGAACCTTCACAACCATTATCTACAAAAAAAAGACCAGCAAAATCTCTTACACCATCCAACAAGTCTGTAGAAGAAAATACTTCTGAATCAAGAAGTGATTTGAAAATTGATAGAAGTAGGGAAAAAAGTGCATCATCAAGTTCACAAAGCACATTCAAGAAGTATGGTCTCAAAGTTATACAAGAACCACCCAGAAGTAGCCATGaaagtgtttcattttataaGATGATAAACTGTGGCCCTGGAATTCGATTTTATAGCAGCACTGGGTATTCATCTGATAAAGAATTGTCTCATTCTGTGAAgaacaaattcaaatattttaaggaTGAAGATGCAGAAATTATCTTGGATTCTGATGAAGAACAACAAAATTTATTGCAAGATTCAGATGCTAACGCTGAATGCAGTGAAATATACCTTTATCAAGAAAAACAAGTGGAATTTAGGGAACTTAAGTTAGAAAGTAAGTGTATATGTTTCACATCTGttagaaaaatgtgaaaatactttatttattaatgctataaaaattgtttttaattaactggTTCAAATTTTCCCATATTAGAGAACAAACACTGAAAGAgaacattaatgttttaattatttttaatgagttgTAGGATCTAATCAGTTGTACACACTTAACcctaatttaaaaagaaaattagaattttaTCTTTAAGAAGACCAAACAGTCTTACCTTCCTGTGGCTCGACCTTCAACCCTCCAAAACCAACCAACTAGTAAAAAACCCAGACTACTGTTTTGCTCTACCTCGTTTCATAATTAGCACAAACCAGAGGTTCCCAAACTGAGCAGAACTCTTAAAGGGAAAATtgtatgtgaaatattaaaaaacaaaggtaaataaaaaaatcttaaagtgttttttatgaTGAAATTAAGATATTCAATATCTATAGTCATTGAATTATACGATTTAGTCTAGATGTTGAATGTTCTGGACAAGCTTTGTgatgaaaatgttgaaaaacCTGACATAGATTATTGAATAACCAGTAAGTGGGTGTAGTTTTCAGAAGCTTCTAGATCAATAGGTATATTTAATTGTACTGAAGATGGTCTAATTCTTCAAAGATATTTGTAATACTTGATAAGCTGATCAGATGACTTGCGATCCTAATAAAAATAAGGTTATATGTGTAGGTTggttatttaacatttttcttatatatatattggggAATTCTAGACAAAGTTGGTGGAGAAAAAGCCTCTGAGATAATATTTGAGCTAGTAATAAGGTGAACAGAAATTTaagttgtatattattaaaatactgagtACAAACCAAGGGGGATCATTAGGATCCTGTGTCACCtcgtttaaaaaatattaagtttttgaaaagggttcagagaagagtCACTAGAATAACATCCACATTTGGAGGGTATCATATGAGGATAGGTTGAAACCACTTTACCTGCTTTGGTTAAGTCCACATTTGGAGGGTATCATATGAGGATAGGTTGAAACCACTTTACTTGCTTTGGTTAAGTCCACATTTGGAGGGTATCATATGAGGATAGGTTGAAACCTCTACCTGCTTTGGTTAAGTCCACATTTGATGGGTATCATATGAGGATAGGTTGAAACCTCTTTACCTGCTTTGGTTAAGAGGTTGCAAAGAACAGCTAAGAGAGGTATGACTCGGGGTTTTCTTTAGGAAATGGCAGCTGACAAGAGTTCCTTGAGCTCTAGATAAGTATTTTTGAATTAACTCAAGGAAGAGGTCAGTTACTCAGTCAGCCTTTCATAAAAGTAGTTATATACTGCAGACAGGTTTTTCACAAGCCATGAAAACCCTGTGAAGTCATGGAATTTTGTAAATACGTTTATTAATACTGGAAATCCTTGAAAATTACTGATTTTTATCAGGAGTTCCTGGAAAAGTGTTTAAAGTCTAACTTCATTTTTCCACCATCTCCTGTTACTATAATGTAGACAAACTGTACCTTTGTGTCTAACTCAGTATTGCAAAGGGATATCTATAAAGTGTGGCTTGTTAAATGTATTGACTTGGCAGTGGTGATTGTTGATAGACTTTGAACTGTGTACTTGTGTCATATGAATATAGTTGGAGTGATAAGTGTTAAATAAACCTATTGCTAATTTAACAgatttataaaaatcataaaactgttgataaaataGACAACATGGATACTATATAAATACTAGTTAACAGCATTTCTAACATATGCTCCTCTTCAATTACTGTGCAAAgttcattaataaaacaaagggTAAATCCAAATGgcaaaatatagtaaaattaatgtaaacatAATTGCTATGTATTTGTCATTAGGGACAGCTTTCAGCTTATACCTTATTAGGTCATCCATTTTTCATACAATGATCAAATTTGTCTGGGATATTTTGAGTGATGTTTTCATTACTCAGTATTTTAGGGACAGTTTACTATCTCAAGGGAATTCAAGACTGTAAATACAGTATTGTGGTAtatcttattaatattattatgttgatTTTTGTGCTCTtgctaaaatgaataaaattatttaaacatttttatactaaaCATTAGTTATTCAGTTCTTTGAACAGTGTTCTGTCAGGtgaaattacaacactaaactgagaaaatattcaaaaataatttggAGAACCATAAGATGTGCAACATTGTTAATATTGTGCAACAGCATGTGCATGAATATCTACTTTTTGGTTTTGTTATGTAGTGTATGTTCAGCAACCAGTGAAGTAGAAGAACAGTAAGTTCAATGAATATTTATTGGTATTTTACCTACATACTAGAGGAATTTTTAGTTTCAACCAAACAATATGTGGGAGAAAGATACAagaatttattacttgtttaactaaaatatgaacattttaaagtataCTTATGGAACTATATTATATTGAATTACTCtaatgatttattgtttttgttttctcttgaatatttgtttttagataGCTCagatattataataaactgtagtAACATATCAGCATAATAATGCACAAAAGTTAAAAATCCCAGTTAGTTTTGACAGGCCATGGTTGCCATTGTGATTAAACTGTGGAATTATAGTTGTCATTTTGTTTGGTAACTGGTAGGTCATCTGTAGGTGCTCTTGTTACAGAACTAAAGCATATCTGATGCATATTTGGACACAAGAACATAAACCAGATGTTTTCTTATTGATACCTACTTTAACACACGAGAGCCCAGATTACTAAGTATGTACAACCTTGTAGACTTCTGAGTCTTCAGAAATGGTGAAGCTGTAATACTGAAGGTGGTTTAGAGAAGATTGAATAAGTATTTTAGAGAGTAAGGTTGGATATGAGGAAAAGgtttttatatgtgtatgtaattaaacataattttatggaGAGACCTGAGAAAAACTGCAGTCATAAAACAAGCATCCAGCATTATAGCACAAATCTTAAGGTGCCACTATGTAATGCTCCAtggttttttgtttctttttaaggtACCAGTGGAAGTAAGATCCAACTTGCATTGGAGGTACACCATCTTGTCATTATAACTTCACCACTGCTGAGAAGAAAAAGGAACATATGTGGGTGCTCTAGACCACAATGTCCCATGTCTTTTCCACCTTTTGCTGGCTGT from Tachypleus tridentatus isolate NWPU-2018 chromosome 1, ASM421037v1, whole genome shotgun sequence harbors:
- the RsfS312 gene encoding ribosomal silencing factor RsfS-like protein, 312 isoform X2, with product MQKHTFEICRFGNRICRRSELFCKLCSKYKHSTVSGYSTSFNVTKNVLSNMFIPCRLGSNCIYSGNQYEGWHSVILNFVKSNVLFKQNGKNFISISYINSSIACNKGYTTTSNANTSVGDHQDEASDSANDVSKLLKNDPELRSILHDIMNDFEPSQPLSTKKRPAKSLTPSNKSVEENTSESRSDLKIDRSREKSASSSSQSTFKKYGLKVIQEPPRSSHESVSFYKMINCGPGIRFYSSTGYSSDKELSHSVKNKFKYFKDEDAEIILDSDEEQQNLLQDSDANAECSEIYLYQEKQVEFRELKLERGETGVFDPEELVVLLTEENMKDIAVIEIPKSICYADYLVIATAKYPRHSLAVAQFIRKLHKKKKNKDDPYLIIEGLKTHDWKAVDMARNRYDIETLWTVGQEYDSQSHQKDDDPVLDLLEQHRIFLQKIKPLHTEEKISEPVRN
- the RsfS312 gene encoding ribosomal silencing factor RsfS-like protein, 312 isoform X1 — its product is MQKHTFEICRFGNRICRRSELFCKLCSKYKHSTVSGYSTSFNVTKNVLSNMFIPCRLGSNCIYSGNQYEGWHSVILNFVKSNVLFKQNGKNFISISYINSSIACNKGYTTTSNANTSVGDHQDEASDSANDVSKLLKNDPELRSILHDIMNDFEPSQPLSTKKRPAKSLTPSNKSVEENTSESRSDLKIDRSREKSASSSSQSTFKKYGLKVIQEPPRSSHESVSFYKMINCGPGIRFYSSTGYSSDKELSHSVKNKFKYFKDEDAEIILDSDEEQQNLLQDSDANAECSEIYLYQEKQVEFRELKLERGETGVFDPEELVVLLTEENMKDIAVIEIPKSICYADYLVIATAKYPRHSLAVAQFIRKLHKKKKNKDDPYLIIEGLKTHDWKAVDMGNLVLHIFLPQARNRYDIETLWTVGQEYDSQSHQKDDDPVLDLLEQHRIFLQKIKPLHTEEKISEPVRN